The Zobellia alginiliquefaciens genome contains a region encoding:
- a CDS encoding S8 family serine peptidase → MKMKITLLLTTALILASCTKLEDFSGSVKNDLGKGKDLSTTNGYSDSQIIVRFEDNLSESEKNDIRKDYGSENNYQPCSCGDPNLELWGIDPNKEPVEFAVERLRRRPDAEGDFLFDMTIEPIKGYETKGAAGQIEGNLISTITKDRINIAIIDSGIDYGQPFTDDPFKKPYLYDTSNLTNCDNNITGWNFTDEGAPNDILDFNGHGSLVTKIITTQLDNKQYGYSILPVKAFKKNGEGSYWNVVCAFGYIQKVQAKGGAIDMVNASFGKSIDKILFDPNSLLNTMIDELGQTGALVVTSAGNDGLDTDYGSKKHFPSGFASENILSVGGYKYNTSPYARMLIHPDSNFGDISTDVAAPYDGWLVSFGNTSYRDIEGTSFSTAYVTGVLGVTSIERGKPNPRDLKYNFLNNTYGIVHYSNSLISSIANGTYVKLQ, encoded by the coding sequence ATGAAAATGAAAATTACTCTTTTATTAACAACTGCACTTATATTAGCTTCCTGTACTAAACTAGAAGATTTTAGTGGGTCTGTTAAAAATGATTTAGGCAAAGGAAAAGACTTGTCCACAACAAACGGGTACTCTGACTCTCAGATAATAGTTAGGTTTGAAGACAATCTTTCCGAATCAGAAAAAAATGATATTCGAAAAGATTATGGTTCTGAAAATAATTACCAACCATGTTCATGTGGGGACCCCAATTTAGAGTTATGGGGTATTGATCCAAATAAAGAACCTGTTGAATTCGCGGTAGAACGATTACGCAGAAGACCAGATGCAGAAGGTGATTTCTTATTTGATATGACGATAGAGCCCATAAAAGGTTATGAAACAAAAGGTGCAGCCGGTCAAATTGAAGGGAATCTAATTTCTACAATAACTAAAGACCGTATAAATATAGCTATTATAGACAGTGGTATAGACTATGGGCAACCTTTTACCGACGATCCTTTTAAAAAGCCTTATTTATACGACACATCTAATTTGACTAATTGCGACAATAATATCACTGGTTGGAATTTCACTGATGAAGGAGCTCCTAATGATATACTTGATTTTAATGGGCATGGTTCATTGGTAACCAAAATTATTACGACACAATTAGATAACAAACAGTACGGTTATAGTATTCTACCTGTTAAAGCTTTCAAGAAAAATGGTGAAGGGTCATATTGGAATGTAGTTTGTGCTTTTGGATATATTCAAAAAGTACAAGCGAAAGGTGGTGCAATTGATATGGTAAACGCTAGTTTTGGCAAAAGTATCGACAAGATTCTTTTTGACCCAAACAGCCTTCTAAATACCATGATTGATGAATTAGGTCAAACAGGTGCACTTGTAGTAACTTCGGCCGGTAACGATGGTCTGGATACCGACTATGGCTCTAAAAAACATTTTCCATCCGGATTTGCCTCGGAGAATATCTTAAGTGTGGGAGGTTATAAATATAATACAAGCCCCTACGCCAGAATGCTTATCCATCCTGACTCAAATTTTGGAGACATTAGTACTGATGTCGCTGCTCCTTATGACGGTTGGTTAGTATCCTTTGGAAATACAAGCTACCGCGATATAGAGGGTACTTCTTTTAGTACTGCGTATGTAACAGGGGTATTGGGAGTAACATCTATCGAAAGAGGAAAGCCTAACCCCAGAGATTTAAAATACAATTTTCTTAACAACACCTACGGTATTGTTCATTACTCGAATAGTTTAATTTCATCTATAGCTAATGGCACATACGTAAAACTCCAATAA
- a CDS encoding TapB family protein has protein sequence MKTPLMITLLCFFTTNVIFAQESCSKFYPLEEGSSFEYTNYDKKGKVDGSVNYTIADVREEGSASAATFDMKFKDKKGKDVFESSYSFTCENGMVTVDYKSLFPSQMMQQYSEMGLDMDISGTDIELPNDLSVGQQLNDANVKIAMSMSGINMNISVDQTDRKVEKKESITTSAGTFECYLLTENSTTKTMGATIEMESKLWLAEGVGMIKQESYKKNGNLVSRSELTSYNK, from the coding sequence ATGAAAACCCCTTTAATGATTACCCTATTATGCTTCTTTACTACCAACGTCATTTTTGCTCAAGAAAGTTGTAGTAAATTCTATCCATTGGAAGAAGGAAGCTCATTTGAATACACCAATTATGATAAAAAAGGTAAAGTTGATGGTAGCGTAAACTACACTATTGCTGATGTTCGTGAAGAAGGTTCTGCCTCTGCCGCCACTTTTGACATGAAATTTAAAGACAAAAAAGGAAAAGATGTCTTTGAAAGCAGTTATTCCTTTACCTGTGAAAACGGAATGGTTACCGTTGATTACAAATCACTTTTCCCATCACAAATGATGCAACAATATTCTGAAATGGGTCTTGATATGGATATTTCCGGAACCGATATTGAACTGCCAAATGACCTCAGCGTAGGCCAACAATTAAATGACGCCAATGTAAAGATAGCAATGAGCATGTCCGGTATTAATATGAACATATCTGTTGACCAAACAGACAGAAAAGTAGAAAAAAAAGAGAGCATTACCACGTCTGCAGGCACTTTTGAATGCTATCTACTTACAGAAAACAGCACCACTAAAACAATGGGAGCTACTATAGAGATGGAATCTAAACTATGGCTTGCCGAAGGCGTGGGAATGATAAAACAAGAATCGTATAAAAAGAACGGAAACCTTGTTAGCCGATCAGAGCTTACTTCTTACAATAAATAA